A single genomic interval of Streptomyces graminofaciens harbors:
- a CDS encoding kelch motif-containing protein, with amino-acid sequence MKDRAGHRRARRLAIGSAVVLALAGMNGPWLYRVGTEKYHEYKINRPEYKAENGHWQVVEFPEEYRQNTIHAALLHTGKILLIAGSGNDQDNFDAKKFDTRIWDPVEQTIKKVPTPSDLFCTGHTQLPNGNLLIAGGTRRYEKLKGDVTKAGGLMIIHNENPDKEMRLRAGTEFVGKKNGKTFVLKDSVTVKPAKKLLDADGDFLKTKASVERAYVEAEKRGTKYETGTEDNYRIVGLTGKDARNTYGIAQKLALDKKDFQGIKDAYEFDPVAEKYIKVDPMNEARWYPTLTTLTDGSVLSLSGLDDIGQLVPGKNEVYDPETRKWTYTKEVRQFPTYPAISLMQNGKLFYSGANAGYGPDDVGRDPGVWDLKTNKFTKVPGMSDSTLLETAGTVLLPPAQDEKYMVVGGGGVGESARSSRKTRLIDLLEDSPRFVDGPELEKGTRYPQASILPDDTVLISGGSEDYRGRGDSNILQARLYDAKTGEMRRVADPLVGRNYHSGSLLLPDGRVVFFGSDSLYADKGNTKPGEFEQRIEIYTPPYLYQDARPSLSGGPKTVKRGGTATFSTKHGASVKSARLIRPSASTHVTDVDQKSIEVDFKVSGDRITVTVPKNRNLVQSGWYMLFVTDDQGTPSKAQWVEVP; translated from the coding sequence ATGAAGGACCGTGCAGGCCACCGCCGCGCCCGTCGGCTCGCGATCGGCTCGGCGGTGGTCCTCGCGCTGGCCGGGATGAACGGGCCGTGGCTGTATCGCGTCGGCACCGAGAAGTACCACGAGTACAAGATCAACAGACCCGAGTACAAGGCGGAGAACGGGCACTGGCAGGTCGTGGAGTTCCCGGAGGAGTACCGGCAGAACACGATCCACGCGGCGCTGCTGCACACCGGGAAGATTCTGTTGATCGCCGGTTCCGGCAACGACCAGGACAACTTCGACGCCAAGAAGTTCGACACCCGGATCTGGGACCCGGTCGAGCAGACCATCAAGAAGGTGCCCACGCCGAGCGACCTGTTCTGCACCGGGCACACCCAACTGCCCAACGGCAATCTGCTGATCGCCGGCGGCACCAGGCGCTACGAGAAACTGAAGGGCGATGTCACCAAGGCCGGCGGCCTGATGATCATCCACAACGAGAACCCCGACAAGGAGATGAGGCTCAGGGCGGGCACGGAATTCGTCGGGAAGAAGAACGGCAAGACATTCGTCCTGAAGGACTCGGTCACGGTCAAGCCGGCGAAGAAGCTGCTCGACGCGGACGGGGATTTCCTGAAGACCAAGGCGAGCGTCGAGCGTGCCTATGTCGAGGCCGAGAAGCGCGGCACGAAGTACGAGACGGGCACGGAGGACAACTACCGGATCGTCGGACTGACCGGCAAGGACGCGCGGAACACATACGGCATCGCGCAGAAGCTCGCCCTCGACAAGAAGGACTTCCAGGGCATCAAGGACGCCTACGAATTCGACCCGGTCGCCGAGAAGTACATCAAGGTCGACCCGATGAACGAGGCGCGCTGGTATCCGACGCTGACGACGCTCACCGACGGCTCGGTTCTCAGTCTCTCCGGGCTCGACGACATCGGGCAGCTGGTCCCGGGCAAGAACGAGGTCTACGACCCCGAGACCAGGAAGTGGACGTACACCAAGGAGGTCAGGCAGTTCCCGACCTATCCGGCGATCTCCCTGATGCAGAACGGCAAGCTGTTCTACTCGGGCGCGAACGCCGGGTACGGGCCGGACGACGTCGGCCGGGACCCCGGCGTCTGGGACCTGAAGACGAACAAGTTCACCAAGGTCCCGGGGATGAGCGACAGCACGCTGCTGGAGACCGCGGGGACCGTGCTGCTGCCGCCGGCGCAGGACGAGAAGTACATGGTCGTCGGTGGGGGCGGGGTCGGTGAGTCGGCGAGGTCGAGCAGGAAGACCCGGCTGATCGATCTGCTGGAGGACAGTCCGCGCTTCGTGGACGGGCCGGAACTGGAGAAGGGGACGCGTTATCCGCAGGCCTCGATTCTTCCGGACGACACCGTTCTGATCTCCGGGGGCTCCGAGGACTATCGCGGGCGCGGCGACTCCAACATCCTTCAGGCGCGGTTGTACGACGCGAAGACCGGAGAGATGCGGAGGGTCGCCGATCCGCTCGTGGGCCGCAACTACCATTCGGGGTCGCTGTTGTTGCCCGACGGGCGGGTGGTGTTCTTCGGGTCGGACTCGTTGTACGCCGACAAGGGCAACACCAAGCCGGGAGAGTTCGAGCAGCGGATCGAGATCTATACGCCGCCGTATCTGTATCAGGACGCGCGGCCGTCGTTGTCGGGCGGGCCGAAGACGGTGAAGCGGGGCGGGACGGCGACGTTCTCCACGAAGCACGGGGCTTCCGTCAAGTCGGCTCGGCTCATTCGGCCGAGTGCGTCGACGCATGTGACGGATGTCGATCAGAAGTCGATCGAGGTGGACTTCAAGGTGTCCGGGGACAGGATCACGGTGACTGTGCCGAAGAATCGGAATCTGGTGCAGTCCGGTTGGTACATGTTGTTCGTGACCGATGATCAGGGGACGCCGAGCAAGGCTCAGTGGGTGGAGGTGCCTTAG
- a CDS encoding glycosyltransferase family 2 protein: protein MTSTPTGARHNHDPSETTQLKLPSQRTGAFRKIRKTLPRYDYEHYSRLAGPLTQPDPSKPYKVQYRSLISQEPHRIRVGLMLAAAPLLSLVLLAWLLQPEHWTKREYLTNDYLPALDLVMLVSIGLIEFFRCMNVLSNAHATLVARDPVPVVPETGTRVAFLTSFVPGKEPLEMVTKTLEAAVRLRHRGLLHVWLLDEGDDPDVKAVCARLGVHHFSRKGIEKWNRPKGPHRAKTKHGNYNAWLDAHGDDYDFFASVDTDHVPLPNYLERMLGFFRDPDIGFVIGPQVYGNYDNFVTKAAESQQFLFHALIQRAGNRYGAPMFVGTSNAVRIKALKQIGGLYDSITEDMATGFEIHRHKNPATGRKWRSVYTPDVLAVGEGPSAWTDFFTQQMRWSRGTYETILKQYWKGWYSLPPTKLFNYTMMIIFYPMSALNWILAALSCALFLGLGASGVNIDPTVWLMLYGNASALQIGLYVWNRRHNVSPHEPEGSGGVAGMVMSALSAPLYAKALVDSALRRKSKFVVTPKGDSASPDRWFGTFRYHWYFIAIFGGSMTAGFVYGHSHPAMITWATFAMLITATPIIAWRYMLRQDEKKAAAAAELQGSMVAPPESAPAPFAPHAPYQTPHAPHAPHAPQHKPSWAASGSGGGGSDQTMQIALGGLGGRKE from the coding sequence ATGACGTCGACGCCGACGGGCGCCCGGCACAACCACGACCCGTCCGAGACGACACAGCTCAAGCTGCCGTCGCAACGGACCGGTGCCTTCCGGAAAATCAGGAAGACCCTTCCGAGATACGACTACGAGCACTACAGCCGCCTCGCGGGGCCGCTCACCCAGCCCGACCCGAGCAAGCCGTACAAGGTGCAGTACCGATCCCTGATCTCCCAGGAACCGCACCGCATCCGGGTCGGACTGATGCTGGCCGCCGCGCCGCTGCTCTCCCTGGTCCTGCTGGCCTGGCTGCTCCAGCCCGAGCACTGGACCAAACGCGAATACCTCACCAACGACTACCTGCCGGCCCTCGACCTCGTCATGCTCGTCTCGATCGGCCTGATCGAGTTCTTCCGCTGCATGAACGTGCTGTCGAACGCGCACGCGACCCTCGTCGCCCGCGATCCCGTCCCGGTGGTCCCCGAGACCGGCACCAGAGTCGCCTTCCTCACCTCCTTCGTGCCCGGCAAGGAGCCGCTGGAGATGGTGACGAAGACACTGGAGGCCGCGGTAAGGCTCCGCCACCGCGGGCTTCTGCACGTCTGGCTGCTGGACGAGGGCGACGACCCGGATGTGAAGGCGGTCTGCGCGCGCCTGGGCGTGCACCACTTCTCCCGCAAGGGCATCGAGAAGTGGAACCGACCCAAGGGACCGCACCGCGCCAAGACCAAGCACGGCAACTACAACGCCTGGCTGGACGCCCACGGCGACGACTACGACTTCTTCGCCTCCGTGGACACCGACCACGTACCGCTGCCGAACTACCTGGAGCGGATGCTCGGCTTCTTCCGGGACCCGGACATCGGGTTCGTGATCGGCCCGCAGGTGTACGGCAACTACGACAACTTCGTCACCAAGGCCGCCGAGTCCCAGCAGTTCCTGTTCCACGCGCTGATCCAGCGGGCGGGCAACCGCTACGGCGCCCCCATGTTCGTCGGCACCTCCAACGCCGTACGGATCAAGGCGCTCAAGCAGATCGGCGGGCTGTACGACTCGATCACCGAGGACATGGCGACCGGCTTCGAGATCCACCGCCACAAGAACCCGGCGACGGGCCGGAAGTGGCGCTCGGTGTACACGCCGGACGTGCTCGCGGTGGGCGAGGGGCCCAGCGCCTGGACCGACTTCTTCACCCAGCAGATGCGCTGGTCGCGCGGTACGTACGAGACGATCCTCAAGCAGTACTGGAAGGGCTGGTACTCGCTGCCGCCGACCAAGCTCTTCAACTACACGATGATGATCATCTTCTACCCGATGTCCGCCCTCAACTGGATCCTCGCGGCGCTGAGCTGTGCGCTGTTCCTGGGCCTGGGCGCATCGGGTGTGAACATCGATCCGACCGTGTGGCTGATGCTCTACGGCAACGCGTCGGCACTCCAGATAGGCCTGTACGTCTGGAACCGCAGGCACAACGTCTCGCCGCACGAGCCGGAGGGCTCCGGCGGTGTGGCCGGCATGGTGATGTCCGCACTGTCCGCGCCGCTCTACGCCAAGGCGCTGGTCGACTCCGCGCTGCGCCGCAAGAGCAAGTTCGTGGTCACGCCCAAGGGAGACTCGGCGAGCCCCGACAGGTGGTTCGGCACCTTCCGGTACCACTGGTACTTCATCGCGATCTTCGGCGGCTCGATGACCGCCGGTTTCGTCTACGGGCACTCGCACCCCGCGATGATCACCTGGGCCACGTTCGCCATGCTGATCACCGCGACGCCCATCATCGCCTGGCGCTACATGCTGCGGCAGGACGAGAAGAAGGCCGCCGCCGCGGCCGAACTGCAAGGGTCGATGGTGGCTCCCCCGGAGTCCGCCCCCGCCCCCTTCGCGCCCCACGCGCCGTATCAAACGCCGCACGCCCCACACGCGCCCCACGCTCCCCAGCACAAGCCGAGTTGGGCGGCGTCCGGCTCGGGCGGCGGGGGTAGCGACCAGACCATGCAGATCGCCCTGGGTGGACTTGGGGGACGTAAGGAATGA
- a CDS encoding lytic polysaccharide monooxygenase auxiliary activity family 9 protein, which yields MRKKTKWYAAGIGLATTGALVLSSGGATGHGYTDLPVSRQKLCQNGTVTNCGDIQWEPQSVEGPKGFPSTGPADGRLCSGGNSRFGRLDAATAPGGGAWPTTRVTGGQNYTFRWQFTAMHATTDFKYYVTKAGWNQNHALARSDLNLTPFFTVPYNGQRPPSTLSHTGRLPSGLSGRHVILAVWTIADTGNAFYACSDVSF from the coding sequence ATGCGTAAAAAGACCAAGTGGTACGCGGCCGGCATCGGCCTCGCCACCACCGGCGCCCTCGTGCTCTCCAGTGGCGGCGCCACCGGCCACGGCTACACCGACCTCCCCGTCAGCAGGCAGAAGCTCTGCCAGAACGGCACCGTCACCAACTGCGGCGACATCCAGTGGGAGCCGCAGAGCGTCGAGGGCCCCAAGGGCTTCCCGTCGACCGGACCCGCCGACGGCCGACTCTGCTCGGGCGGCAACAGCAGGTTCGGCCGGCTCGACGCGGCCACCGCGCCGGGCGGCGGCGCCTGGCCCACCACCAGGGTGACGGGTGGCCAGAACTACACGTTCCGCTGGCAGTTCACGGCCATGCACGCCACCACCGACTTCAAGTACTACGTCACCAAGGCGGGCTGGAACCAGAACCACGCCCTGGCCCGCTCCGACCTCAACCTCACCCCGTTCTTCACCGTCCCCTACAACGGCCAGCGCCCACCCTCCACGCTCTCCCACACCGGACGCCTCCCGTCCGGGCTGAGCGGCCGCCACGTGATCCTCGCGGTATGGACGATCGCGGACACCGGCAACGCGTTCTACGCCTGCTCGGATGTCTCGTTCTGA
- a CDS encoding AMP-binding protein, with product MDSRGRTVAELVAARRHDHRPGLWFEDRVLTHHEVAGGAAARAALLADLLPPGTTPHLGVLLDNTPEYPLWLSAAALAGAAVAGINPTRRGPELARDILHTECRVLVTERTHLPLLDGLELPGIRLLVTDTPAYDDLLAPYVGAEPDPTRATPSHHLLLYFTSGSTGAPKAAICTQGRLAAAGRALMDRFGVGREDVHYICMPMFHGNAVIADWAPALAAGAGTALRRRFSATRFLDDVRAYRATYFTYVGRAVQYVLATEPRPDDRDNPLRMGFGTEAGAVDAAAFEQRFGVRLVEGYGSSEGGAAIQWAPGTPPGAIGRAAPGDDLAVLDPRTRAECPPAVFAPDGRLLNGTEAIGELVNRGPNPFEGYWRNPAADAARRHDGWYWTGDLFYRDTDGFLYFAGRTDDRLRVDSENLAAAVVENILARYGPAEAVAVYAVPDPVAGDQVMATIAGTAFDPLDFAAFLSAQPDLGTKMAPRFIRLVRHMPVTATSKIQRAALRREGFRCADPVWWRPPGETTYRRLTEPDLAGLIAQYLARGREELLTG from the coding sequence ATGGACTCCAGGGGGCGTACCGTCGCCGAGCTGGTCGCCGCCCGTCGGCACGACCACCGGCCCGGGCTGTGGTTCGAGGACCGAGTGCTGACCCATCACGAGGTCGCAGGCGGGGCCGCCGCCCGCGCGGCGCTGCTTGCCGACCTGCTGCCGCCGGGCACCACGCCCCACCTCGGCGTCCTGCTCGACAACACGCCCGAATACCCCCTGTGGCTGAGCGCGGCCGCCCTCGCGGGTGCCGCGGTCGCCGGGATCAACCCCACCCGCCGGGGCCCGGAGCTGGCCCGTGACATCCTGCACACCGAGTGCCGGGTCCTGGTCACGGAACGGACCCACCTCCCGCTCCTCGACGGCCTCGAACTGCCCGGCATACGACTGCTGGTGACCGACACCCCGGCGTACGACGACCTCCTCGCCCCTTACGTGGGCGCCGAGCCCGACCCCACCCGGGCCACCCCCTCCCACCACCTCCTCCTCTATTTCACCTCCGGTTCCACCGGCGCCCCCAAGGCCGCGATCTGCACCCAGGGGCGGCTCGCGGCGGCCGGGCGGGCGCTGATGGACCGTTTCGGGGTGGGGCGCGAGGACGTGCACTACATCTGTATGCCGATGTTCCACGGCAACGCGGTGATCGCCGACTGGGCGCCCGCCCTGGCCGCCGGCGCCGGGACAGCCCTGCGCCGCCGCTTCTCCGCCACCCGCTTCCTGGACGACGTACGGGCGTACCGGGCCACGTACTTCACCTACGTCGGACGTGCCGTGCAGTACGTCCTGGCCACCGAGCCCCGCCCCGACGACCGTGACAACCCGCTGCGCATGGGCTTCGGCACGGAGGCCGGGGCCGTGGACGCGGCGGCGTTCGAGCAGCGGTTCGGGGTGCGGCTGGTGGAGGGGTACGGCTCGTCGGAGGGTGGGGCGGCGATCCAGTGGGCGCCCGGGACCCCGCCGGGCGCGATCGGCCGGGCGGCACCCGGCGACGACCTCGCGGTGCTCGACCCCCGGACGCGGGCCGAGTGCCCACCGGCCGTGTTCGCCCCCGACGGCCGCCTACTCAACGGCACCGAGGCGATAGGGGAGTTGGTGAACCGGGGACCCAACCCCTTCGAGGGCTACTGGCGCAACCCGGCCGCCGACGCGGCCCGCCGCCACGACGGCTGGTACTGGACCGGCGACCTCTTCTACCGCGACACCGACGGCTTCCTCTACTTCGCGGGCCGCACCGACGACCGACTGCGCGTCGACAGCGAGAACCTCGCCGCCGCCGTCGTCGAGAACATCCTCGCCCGCTACGGGCCCGCCGAGGCCGTGGCGGTGTACGCGGTGCCGGACCCGGTGGCCGGCGACCAGGTGATGGCGACGATCGCCGGTACCGCCTTCGATCCTCTGGACTTCGCCGCGTTCCTGTCCGCCCAGCCAGACTTGGGCACGAAGATGGCCCCCAGGTTCATCCGGCTCGTACGGCACATGCCCGTCACCGCCACCAGCAAGATCCAGCGAGCCGCCCTCCGGCGCGAGGGCTTCCGCTGCGCCGACCCGGTGTGGTGGCGACCGCCGGGCGAGACCACGTATCGCAGGCTCACCGAGCCGGACCTCGCGGGCCTGATCGCGCAGTACCTGGCCCGGGGCCGGGAGGAACTGCTAACCGGTTAA
- a CDS encoding peptidoglycan-binding protein, with the protein METPAFEEFAPESDCDCPGCAHWRRVTPYSSRHLHPGPFGHPAGRVALAAVTAAGAALAVGHAVPAVAATHGPARPGPVPADDGPGTPQGGKAPLHGPAGRSTEGEKLSPATKTPPITRAEIIRRARTWIAAEVPYSMTSYWWDGYRQDCSGFVSMAWNLPGNEWTGSLGNFAERISKEWLQPGDILLFHNPDDPQKGSHVVIFGGWTDYTHTGYIAYEATPPYARRQATPYAYWNNSSRYEAYRYKGLVGEGAGAPDGDGTGTPASWDGTAGSSGSEGPQGARYPGAAYFGPGANNRYVTLLGQLLVERGGARFYANGPGPRWSDADRRATHAFQRAQGWSGRDADGYPGPLTWTYLVTGKGRDIAPPAGYPGPPGMADRLAAPPGPQEVPAYPGRAMFRPGADNAHVVRLGQQLLKKGFGKHYTSGPGSRWGEEDRRNVEAFQRAQGWRGNAADGSPGPETWRRLFS; encoded by the coding sequence ATGGAGACTCCGGCATTCGAGGAATTCGCTCCCGAGAGCGACTGCGACTGCCCCGGCTGTGCCCACTGGCGCCGGGTCACGCCCTACTCGTCCCGGCATCTCCATCCCGGTCCCTTCGGGCACCCGGCGGGGCGCGTGGCCCTGGCCGCGGTCACCGCCGCGGGCGCCGCCCTCGCCGTAGGCCACGCCGTACCGGCGGTCGCGGCGACCCACGGCCCTGCCCGGCCGGGACCCGTTCCCGCAGATGACGGGCCCGGCACCCCCCAGGGAGGCAAGGCGCCGCTGCACGGTCCTGCCGGTCGGTCGACGGAGGGCGAGAAGCTGTCACCGGCGACGAAGACGCCGCCCATCACCCGCGCGGAGATCATCAGGCGGGCCAGGACCTGGATCGCCGCCGAGGTGCCGTACAGCATGACCTCGTACTGGTGGGACGGCTATCGCCAGGACTGCTCGGGGTTCGTGTCCATGGCCTGGAATCTGCCCGGAAACGAATGGACGGGCAGCCTCGGTAATTTTGCCGAGCGGATTTCCAAGGAGTGGCTCCAGCCCGGCGACATTCTGCTGTTCCACAATCCGGACGACCCGCAGAAGGGCTCACACGTCGTCATTTTCGGCGGCTGGACCGACTACACGCACACCGGCTACATCGCGTACGAGGCCACCCCTCCGTACGCCCGCAGGCAGGCCACCCCGTACGCGTACTGGAACAACTCGAGCCGCTATGAGGCGTACCGCTACAAGGGGCTCGTCGGGGAGGGCGCGGGCGCACCGGACGGCGACGGCACCGGCACCCCGGCGTCGTGGGACGGCACCGCCGGTTCCTCGGGCTCCGAGGGGCCGCAGGGCGCCCGTTACCCGGGTGCCGCCTACTTCGGGCCCGGCGCGAACAACCGGTACGTCACCCTGCTGGGGCAGCTGCTGGTGGAGCGCGGCGGGGCCCGCTTCTACGCAAACGGGCCGGGGCCGCGCTGGTCCGACGCGGACCGCAGGGCCACCCACGCCTTCCAGCGGGCGCAGGGCTGGTCGGGCCGGGACGCGGACGGTTACCCGGGGCCGCTGACCTGGACCTATCTGGTCACGGGCAAGGGCAGGGACATCGCGCCCCCCGCCGGGTATCCGGGCCCGCCGGGCATGGCCGACCGGCTCGCCGCTCCCCCTGGTCCTCAGGAGGTCCCCGCCTACCCCGGCCGTGCGATGTTCCGCCCCGGCGCCGACAACGCCCATGTCGTCCGGCTCGGACAACAACTGCTCAAGAAGGGGTTCGGCAAGCACTACACCTCGGGCCCGGGCTCCCGCTGGGGCGAGGAGGACCGACGCAACGTGGAGGCGTTCCAGCGCGCCCAGGGCTGGCGGGGCAACGCGGCGGACGGCTCCCCGGGCCCGGAGACCTGGCGCCGCCTGTTCTCCTGA
- a CDS encoding DUF3592 domain-containing protein, with product MDLMFYALPGAIAIAILFAAAHVVRGSLRLRSAWNSGQTAEGRCLRTFTTTRGGGETRVYTVRHHVFEFTAQDGRPVRFEEEGCPATILEGDFVTVYYKDGQEADATAKAPSPVGNATSTVGQLAFLGLVLVFCVGFMITYHQMSTDTTFQMP from the coding sequence ATGGACTTGATGTTCTACGCACTTCCTGGCGCGATCGCGATCGCGATCCTCTTCGCCGCCGCGCATGTGGTCCGTGGCTCGCTGCGGCTCAGGAGTGCCTGGAACAGCGGGCAGACTGCCGAGGGGCGCTGCCTGCGGACGTTCACCACGACCAGGGGCGGTGGCGAGACGCGGGTGTACACGGTCCGGCACCATGTCTTCGAGTTCACGGCGCAGGACGGCCGTCCCGTCCGTTTCGAGGAGGAGGGCTGTCCGGCGACGATCCTCGAGGGCGACTTCGTCACCGTGTACTACAAGGACGGCCAGGAGGCGGACGCGACGGCCAAGGCGCCGAGCCCGGTGGGGAACGCCACGAGCACGGTGGGGCAGCTGGCCTTCCTCGGGCTCGTCCTCGTCTTCTGTGTCGGCTTCATGATCACGTACCACCAGATGTCCACGGACACCACGTTCCAGATGCCGTAG
- a CDS encoding sensor histidine kinase, which yields MIRTVVRDVPRSVAYLLSGVLVGAPLMAALLVMGTLGLALTPVLVGLPLLALVALSGVPVGALERLRLRLLGSGTPTAPHTTPAEPGLAAWARLRLTERATWRELAYTFLLGFLLWPLDVLVLVGALGVPGALMGAPLQLSVSGGDTKIAKLWLIDTYGQALLCTATGTVLLLALLWPLALYARARAALARLLLAPNEAEDRRRLAEVTRSRARLVAAFEAERRRIERDLHDGAQQRLVSLSMTLGLLRLDAPPELADRLASAHREADQVLVELRELIHGIHPQVLADYGLTDALADAADRSAVPVEVDVDLPRFPESVESAAYFAVREALANIGRHSGAERAWLGGRYEDGRLRVQVRDDGLGGADPSAGTGLTGLADRLAVLDGTLSVHSPAGGPTVLSLEIPCPTR from the coding sequence ATGATCCGAACGGTCGTACGTGACGTGCCGCGCTCGGTGGCGTATCTGCTGAGCGGTGTGCTGGTCGGCGCGCCCCTGATGGCGGCGCTCCTGGTGATGGGCACCCTCGGCCTCGCGCTGACCCCGGTCCTCGTGGGCCTGCCGCTGCTCGCCCTGGTCGCCCTCTCCGGCGTACCCGTCGGCGCCCTGGAACGACTGCGGCTCCGCCTCCTGGGCTCGGGGACCCCCACAGCCCCGCACACCACCCCGGCCGAACCCGGCCTCGCCGCCTGGGCCCGGCTGCGGCTGACCGAACGGGCGACCTGGCGGGAACTGGCGTACACCTTCCTGCTCGGCTTCCTGCTCTGGCCGCTCGATGTGCTCGTGCTGGTCGGGGCGTTGGGCGTGCCCGGGGCGCTGATGGGGGCGCCGCTGCAGCTGTCGGTCTCCGGCGGCGACACGAAGATCGCCAAGCTCTGGCTGATCGACACCTACGGCCAGGCCCTGCTGTGCACGGCCACCGGCACCGTCCTCCTCCTCGCCCTGCTGTGGCCGCTCGCCCTCTACGCTCGGGCCCGCGCTGCCCTTGCCCGGCTGCTGCTCGCCCCGAACGAGGCCGAGGACAGGCGGCGGCTCGCCGAGGTGACCAGGTCGCGGGCCCGGCTGGTGGCCGCCTTCGAGGCGGAGCGGCGCCGTATCGAACGCGATCTGCACGACGGGGCCCAGCAGCGGCTGGTCTCCCTGAGCATGACGCTGGGCCTGCTACGGCTGGACGCCCCGCCCGAACTGGCGGACCGTCTCGCGTCCGCCCATCGCGAGGCCGACCAGGTACTGGTCGAGTTGCGGGAGTTGATCCACGGCATCCACCCCCAGGTCCTCGCCGACTACGGCCTCACGGACGCCCTCGCCGACGCGGCCGACCGTTCCGCCGTACCGGTGGAGGTCGATGTGGACCTTCCGCGCTTCCCGGAATCCGTGGAGTCCGCCGCGTACTTCGCGGTCCGCGAGGCCCTCGCCAACATCGGCAGGCACAGCGGGGCCGAGCGGGCGTGGCTCGGCGGCCGGTACGAGGACGGGCGGCTGCGGGTTCAGGTGCGGGACGACGGGCTGGGCGGCGCCGACCCGTCCGCCGGGACGGGCCTCACCGGTCTCGCCGACCGGCTCGCCGTGCTCGATGGCACACTGTCCGTCCACAGCCCGGCCGGCGGCCCGACCGTCCTGTCCCTGGAGATCCCGTGCCCCACGCGCTGA
- a CDS encoding SPFH domain-containing protein, producing the protein MSTTSQPQPSSQPQPPSQPQQHPQPDQDARPQPHDPEINWRPPRLIQNEVTTEIPVHLLFRDDPVPVALPLAPAVVGRRRGTGEQPRVRQGVLGVPGGPAAVKVRPVVEIDPGLAERPARVLPGAAGVLAGACGVAGCVLTSWWAGALPVVAEALGLPAHAGVGLGATQWAAYAGAGALGLFGFGGLARGRTGRAWVLGLFGRYRGTVRRTGLMWVNPLFLRRRVDVRLRHWRSEPMPAVDANGVALRVVVLVAWRVKDTARALLGVEDHEEYLRECVEAALSRVISQLPADVPPGALVRDVTLRNTDAVGEALTRLVAAEAAPVGLEVFSTQPTRIDYAPEVAAVMQRRRIAALDAQHRDTVLTSVVDSVEDTVTRLTMRGLVELDDYERKALVKDLTVAFYTGRREASP; encoded by the coding sequence ATGAGTACGACGTCACAACCGCAGCCCTCTTCACAACCACAACCCCCCTCACAACCCCAGCAACACCCGCAGCCCGACCAGGACGCCCGACCACAGCCGCACGACCCCGAGATCAACTGGCGCCCCCCGCGCCTCATCCAGAACGAGGTGACCACGGAGATCCCCGTGCACCTGCTGTTCCGCGACGACCCGGTCCCGGTCGCCCTCCCGCTGGCCCCCGCCGTCGTGGGCCGGAGGCGCGGCACGGGCGAGCAGCCGCGCGTCCGGCAGGGCGTACTGGGCGTGCCCGGCGGCCCGGCGGCAGTGAAGGTGCGGCCGGTGGTCGAGATCGACCCCGGGCTGGCCGAGCGACCGGCGCGGGTGCTGCCCGGGGCGGCCGGTGTGCTGGCCGGGGCGTGCGGAGTGGCCGGCTGTGTTCTCACCTCGTGGTGGGCCGGAGCGCTGCCGGTCGTGGCAGAGGCGCTCGGGCTGCCGGCGCACGCCGGTGTGGGACTCGGAGCGACGCAGTGGGCCGCGTACGCCGGAGCGGGCGCCCTCGGACTGTTCGGGTTCGGCGGGCTGGCGCGGGGGCGGACCGGGCGGGCGTGGGTGCTGGGGCTGTTCGGGCGGTACCGGGGGACCGTGCGCCGCACGGGGCTCATGTGGGTGAACCCCCTGTTCCTGCGCCGCCGGGTCGACGTACGGCTGCGGCACTGGCGCAGCGAGCCGATGCCGGCCGTCGACGCCAACGGGGTCGCGCTGCGGGTCGTCGTCCTCGTCGCCTGGCGGGTGAAGGACACCGCGCGGGCCCTGCTCGGGGTCGAGGACCACGAGGAGTATCTGCGGGAGTGCGTGGAGGCCGCGCTGTCCCGGGTGATCTCGCAGCTGCCGGCCGATGTGCCGCCGGGCGCGCTGGTCCGGGACGTGACCCTGCGCAACACGGACGCGGTCGGCGAGGCGCTGACCCGGCTGGTGGCGGCGGAGGCGGCGCCGGTCGGTCTGGAGGTGTTCTCCACCCAGCCGACCCGGATCGACTACGCGCCGGAGGTGGCCGCGGTGATGCAGCGCCGCCGGATCGCGGCGCTCGACGCCCAGCACCGTGACACCGTGCTCACCTCGGTCGTCGACTCCGTCGAGGACACGGTGACCAGGCTGACCATGCGCGGCCTGGTCGAACTCGACGACTACGAGCGCAAGGCCCTGGTGAAGGACCTGACCGTGGCGTTCTACACGGGGCGGCGCGAAGCGTCACCGTGA